A window of Aliarcobacter trophiarum LMG 25534 contains these coding sequences:
- a CDS encoding ATP-binding protein, with protein MIEISKKITSNVAKVNATYGLIKDGDRIMVGFSGGKDSLTLLHTLNRMKKKAPFKFDFKAVTITYGMGEQIEFLSNHCKEHGIEHEIIDTQIFDLAGEKIRKNSSFCSFFSRMRRGYLYTTALEQGFNKVALGHHLDDAMESYFMNLFYNGTMRTMPPKYKANNGLEVIRPLIFCRERQLRAFASSNEIRVIGDEACPGLRFDVKMPHARATTKELLAKLEEQNPKIFVSMKAAFSNIQFPTFFYKDLNDIKLNIEEDESI; from the coding sequence TTGATAGAAATAAGTAAAAAAATAACTTCTAATGTAGCAAAGGTAAATGCAACTTATGGATTAATAAAAGATGGCGACCGAATTATGGTTGGATTTAGTGGTGGTAAAGATTCACTTACACTACTGCACACTTTAAATAGAATGAAGAAAAAAGCACCTTTTAAATTTGATTTTAAAGCAGTAACAATAACTTATGGTATGGGTGAGCAAATAGAGTTTTTAAGTAATCACTGTAAAGAACATGGTATAGAGCATGAAATAATTGATACTCAAATTTTTGACCTAGCAGGTGAAAAGATAAGAAAGAACTCATCTTTTTGTTCATTTTTCTCAAGAATGAGAAGAGGTTATTTATATACAACAGCACTAGAGCAGGGATTTAATAAAGTAGCATTAGGACACCATTTAGATGATGCAATGGAGTCATATTTTATGAATCTTTTTTATAATGGAACTATGAGAACAATGCCTCCAAAATATAAAGCAAACAATGGTTTGGAGGTAATTCGTCCTTTAATTTTTTGTAGAGAGAGACAGTTACGTGCTTTTGCAAGTTCAAATGAAATTAGAGTTATTGGAGATGAAGCCTGTCCAGGACTTAGATTTGATGTAAAAATGCCTCATGCAAGAGCGACTACAAAAGAGCTTTTAGCAAAGCTAGAGGAACAAAATCCAAAAATTTTTGTATCTATGAAAGCAGCATTTTCAAATATTCAGTTTCCAACATTTTTTTATAAAGATTTAAATGATATTAAGTTAAATATTGAAGAAGATGAGAGTATATGA
- a CDS encoding DUF523 domain-containing protein encodes MKILVSSCLLGEDTRYDGANSSVALNPRFRFAQKELFMDIMCENEIFSICPEVAGGLGVPRNKAEIQSHKKPFLVLDEKQNDVTINFLLGAKKALDICLGNGIKVALLKSKSPSCGNKQVYDGTFLGNLIDEKGLTARLLEENSIKVFNEYEIEELNKFIKDNK; translated from the coding sequence ATGAAAATCTTAGTTTCATCTTGCCTTTTAGGAGAAGATACTAGATATGATGGTGCAAACTCTAGTGTTGCACTAAATCCTAGGTTTAGATTTGCACAAAAAGAGCTTTTTATGGATATTATGTGCGAAAATGAGATATTCTCAATTTGTCCAGAAGTTGCTGGTGGATTAGGAGTTCCTAGAAATAAAGCAGAGATTCAAAGCCATAAAAAACCATTTTTAGTTTTAGATGAAAAACAAAATGATGTTACAATAAACTTTTTGTTGGGAGCTAAAAAAGCTTTGGATATTTGTCTTGGAAATGGTATAAAAGTTGCACTTTTAAAATCAAAATCTCCATCTTGTGGGAATAAACAAGTTTATGATGGAACATTTTTAGGAAACTTAATAGATGAAAAAGGCTTAACTGCAAGATTACTAGAGGAAAATAGTATAAAAGTCTTTAATGAATATGAAATAGAAGAGTTAAATAAATTTATAAAAGATAATAAATAA
- the ilvN gene encoding acetolactate synthase small subunit yields the protein MSNFNSYYNSETIRQVISVVVLNEHNVLSRIVGLFSARGYNIDSLTVAPMEDSPYSRMTIVTTGDKRVIDQIVKQLNKLIPVLKVNEHKNVIEKDTVLMKFSIDNNLADIDVIARAYHGAIQNVTHDSIIVSATDSSDRIINFIKVMEKFNPLEVVRSGIVAMER from the coding sequence ATGAGTAATTTCAATAGCTATTATAATAGTGAAACAATAAGACAAGTTATCTCTGTAGTTGTTTTAAATGAACATAATGTTTTATCAAGAATTGTTGGGCTTTTTTCAGCAAGAGGTTATAATATAGACTCTTTAACAGTCGCTCCAATGGAAGATAGCCCATACTCAAGAATGACAATAGTAACAACTGGTGACAAAAGAGTGATTGATCAAATTGTAAAGCAGTTAAACAAATTAATTCCTGTTTTAAAAGTAAATGAGCATAAAAATGTAATTGAAAAAGATACAGTTTTAATGAAGTTCTCAATAGATAATAATCTTGCAGATATTGATGTAATTGCAAGAGCATATCATGGAGCAATTCAAAATGTAACTCATGATTCAATCATAGTATCTGCAACAGATTCAAGTGATAGAATTATCAATTTTATAAAAGTTATGGAAAAATTCAATCCACTTGAAGTTGTAAGAAGTGGTATAGTTGCTATGGAGAGATAA
- a CDS encoding putative metalloprotease CJM1_0395 family protein, protein MANIDKKELEKSYFEKSDSVNEYSKYDEKDYERVLNRFKSSDSEVKNHEQLHASMGTTTTPIRYDYQMGPDGKLYATGGSVRFDTSIPKDEAGAMQKLDELQKAASSPDGLSRADLGIAHSANLNKMLLQSIQEGAIL, encoded by the coding sequence TTGGCAAATATTGATAAAAAAGAGTTAGAAAAATCATATTTTGAGAAAAGTGATAGTGTGAATGAGTACTCTAAATATGATGAAAAAGATTATGAAAGAGTTTTAAATAGATTTAAATCTAGTGATAGCGAAGTAAAAAACCATGAACAACTTCATGCTAGTATGGGAACAACTACAACTCCGATTAGATATGATTATCAAATGGGACCAGATGGAAAGCTCTATGCAACTGGAGGAAGTGTAAGATTTGATACTTCTATTCCAAAAGATGAAGCAGGAGCTATGCAAAAACTAGATGAATTACAAAAAGCAGCTTCTTCACCAGATGGTTTAAGTAGAGCTGATTTAGGAATTGCACACTCTGCAAATCTTAATAAAATGTTATTACAATCTATTCAAGAGGGAGCTATATTATGA
- a CDS encoding Ppx/GppA phosphatase family protein, which produces MKNEVITIDLGSNSFRVLKYDYLNFKIIDEYHQVTGLADGLIDSGIISFEALNRVVEALCIAKDKLNFNPNNAVCVTTAAMRKAKNSNEALEYIVKNSGAKFKIIDAEEEARLTLLAIKYALKREKIDTQNFTLLDIGGGSTELTISFEDKIYTKSFDFGIVTMTQKALKDGKLFEDLRNQEIVIKEFLATLDFSIKDFPFIATAGTPTTIASIKLGYSYFNYDKNVVNGTILDIEDLENSLKLLKEKSLEELVALVGKGRVEYLEIGTYIYKLFFNVLEKSKSIVLDDGLREGVAIDYALSLK; this is translated from the coding sequence ATGAAAAATGAAGTTATAACTATTGATTTAGGCTCAAACTCTTTTAGAGTTTTAAAGTATGATTATTTAAATTTTAAAATTATTGATGAATATCATCAAGTAACTGGCTTGGCTGATGGTTTAATAGATAGTGGAATTATAAGCTTTGAAGCTCTAAATAGAGTTGTAGAAGCACTCTGTATTGCAAAGGATAAACTAAATTTTAATCCAAATAATGCAGTTTGTGTAACAACAGCAGCTATGAGAAAAGCAAAAAATTCTAATGAGGCATTAGAGTATATAGTAAAAAATAGTGGTGCAAAATTTAAAATAATAGATGCAGAAGAAGAGGCAAGACTTACTTTACTTGCAATCAAATATGCTTTAAAAAGAGAAAAAATAGATACTCAAAACTTTACACTACTTGATATTGGTGGTGGTTCAACAGAACTTACAATTAGTTTTGAAGATAAAATATATACAAAAAGTTTCGATTTTGGAATAGTTACAATGACACAAAAAGCTCTAAAAGATGGAAAACTATTTGAAGATTTAAGAAATCAAGAAATAGTAATAAAAGAGTTTTTAGCTACTCTTGATTTTTCAATCAAAGATTTCCCATTTATAGCAACAGCTGGAACTCCAACAACAATCGCTTCTATAAAACTAGGGTATAGCTATTTTAATTACGATAAAAATGTAGTAAATGGAACTATTTTAGATATTGAAGATTTAGAAAATAGCTTAAAACTTCTAAAAGAGAAATCACTTGAAGAGTTAGTTGCCTTAGTAGGAAAAGGAAGAGTTGAGTATTTAGAAATAGGTACTTATATATATAAACTATTTTTTAATGTTTTAGAAAAATCAAAATCTATTGTTTTAGATGATGGCTTAAGAGAAGGTGTTGCTATAGATTATGCTTTAAGTTTAAAGTAA
- a CDS encoding DNA translocase FtsK, whose translation MAKKVVSLIILFIILYFQFTTLISTKDVVGDVGASFASFSFKYFSYLSYIYLLFLIYPLYLINFKKGLDYRDLILNISVVFLFLFISLIFQTLLVDNPYERGEIGNILVDAFTPFIGQAGLYIFVLIGFSICILILFETLNITIDDLKKFKNRIKLKQNKIKNVNEQKINNQRVEQKTYQEKQKSLPKPKEEKIILENKETLQDDEIFEADIIEISKKEEDGFYEIPNNIQNNNLIVDELEENAKLLSELEFGKTEKPKDFMLPPTNFFQDAPKENKTKVNEAFIDKKIADLLDKLAMFKIDGDVVRTYTGPVVTTFEFKPAPNVKVSKILSLQDDLAMALKAQTIRIQAPIPGKDVVGIEVPNEDTQTIYLKEMLDSDIFQNSKSPLTMILGKDIVGKPFVTDLKKLPHLLIAGTTGSGKSVGINSMILSLLYKNSPDNLRLVMIDPKMLEFSMYNDIPHLLTPVITKAVDAINALSNMVAEMERRYSLMAKTKTKNIENFNEKAVKEGLPTMPYIVVVIDELADLMMTSGKDVEYSIARLAQMARASGIHLIVATQRPSVDVVTGLIKANLPSRLSYKVGQKIDSKIILDSMGAESLLGKGDMLFTPPGTPGIVRIHAPWSTETEIEKVVDFLKSQREVEYDMNFIKDKNISSNSNSSKGATSNNNGDIVLDELYEDAKEVIITDKKTSISYLQRRLKIGYNRAASLIEQLEQTGVLSEVDARGNREILI comes from the coding sequence ATCGCTAAAAAGGTCGTTTCCTTAATTATTCTATTTATAATTTTATATTTTCAGTTTACAACTTTAATTAGTACAAAAGATGTTGTAGGAGATGTTGGAGCTAGTTTTGCTAGTTTCTCATTTAAATATTTTTCATATTTATCTTATATTTATTTACTTTTTCTAATTTATCCTTTATATCTTATAAATTTTAAAAAAGGGCTTGATTATAGAGATTTAATTTTAAATATATCTGTTGTATTTCTATTTTTATTTATCTCTTTAATTTTTCAAACTCTTTTAGTTGACAATCCTTATGAAAGAGGAGAGATAGGTAATATTTTAGTAGATGCATTTACACCTTTTATTGGACAGGCTGGATTATATATTTTTGTTTTAATAGGCTTTAGCATTTGTATTTTAATCCTTTTTGAAACTTTAAATATAACAATTGATGATTTAAAGAAATTTAAAAATAGAATAAAATTAAAACAAAATAAAATAAAAAATGTAAATGAACAAAAGATAAACAATCAAAGAGTTGAACAAAAAACATATCAAGAGAAACAAAAATCTCTTCCAAAACCAAAAGAAGAGAAAATAATTCTTGAAAATAAAGAAACATTACAAGATGATGAGATTTTTGAGGCTGATATTATTGAAATTTCGAAAAAAGAGGAAGATGGTTTCTATGAAATTCCAAATAATATTCAAAATAATAACTTAATTGTTGATGAGCTAGAAGAGAATGCAAAACTTTTAAGTGAGTTAGAGTTTGGAAAAACTGAAAAACCAAAAGATTTTATGCTCCCACCTACAAACTTCTTTCAAGATGCTCCAAAAGAGAATAAAACAAAGGTAAATGAAGCCTTTATTGATAAGAAAATTGCTGATTTACTTGATAAACTTGCTATGTTTAAAATTGATGGTGATGTAGTAAGAACTTATACAGGACCAGTTGTTACAACATTTGAGTTTAAACCAGCACCAAATGTAAAAGTTTCAAAGATTTTAAGCCTTCAAGATGATTTAGCAATGGCTTTAAAAGCACAAACAATAAGAATTCAAGCTCCAATTCCAGGAAAAGATGTAGTTGGAATTGAAGTTCCAAATGAAGATACACAAACAATATATCTAAAAGAGATGCTAGATAGTGATATTTTCCAAAATTCAAAATCTCCACTTACTATGATTTTAGGTAAAGATATTGTAGGAAAACCATTTGTAACAGACCTTAAAAAACTTCCTCATCTTTTAATAGCAGGAACAACAGGAAGTGGAAAATCTGTTGGAATAAACTCAATGATTTTATCTCTACTATATAAAAACTCTCCAGATAATTTAAGATTAGTAATGATTGATCCAAAAATGCTAGAGTTTTCTATGTACAACGATATTCCACATCTTTTAACACCTGTTATTACAAAAGCAGTTGATGCTATAAATGCTTTGTCAAATATGGTTGCTGAAATGGAAAGAAGATACTCTTTGATGGCAAAAACAAAGACAAAAAATATTGAGAATTTTAATGAGAAGGCAGTAAAAGAAGGACTTCCTACTATGCCTTACATTGTTGTAGTAATAGATGAGTTGGCTGATTTAATGATGACAAGTGGAAAGGATGTTGAATACTCTATTGCAAGACTTGCACAAATGGCAAGAGCTAGTGGAATTCACTTAATTGTGGCAACTCAAAGACCATCAGTTGATGTTGTAACAGGGCTTATAAAAGCAAATTTACCTAGTAGATTATCTTATAAAGTAGGGCAAAAAATAGACTCAAAAATAATTTTAGATTCTATGGGAGCTGAGTCACTTCTTGGAAAGGGAGATATGCTATTTACTCCTCCTGGAACTCCTGGAATTGTAAGAATTCATGCTCCTTGGAGTACAGAAACTGAGATAGAAAAAGTTGTAGATTTTTTAAAATCTCAAAGAGAAGTTGAGTATGATATGAACTTTATAAAAGACAAAAATATAAGCTCTAATTCAAACTCTTCTAAAGGTGCTACTAGTAACAATAATGGTGATATAGTTCTAGATGAACTTTATGAAGATGCAAAAGAGGTGATAATCACAGATAAAAAAACTTCAATATCTTATCTACAAAGAAGATTAAAAATTGGATATAACAGAGCTGCAAGTCTAATAGAACAACTAGAACAAACAGGAGTTTTAAGTGAAGTTGATGCTAGAGGGAATAGAGAGATTTTAATATAA
- the der gene encoding ribosome biogenesis GTPase Der — translation MKKDLKKIALIGQPNVGKSSLFNRLANKRIAIVSDVSGTTRDVRRHEIEIVDRSAIILDTGGIDDTNDEIFSNVKKKAIKTAKEADIILFIVDGKNIPDDKDKELFYELQRVGKELALVVNKIDNDKELERLWEFFEFGISDENLFGISVSHNRGTKTLYEWIYKHLPENPETVARMEEERRKKELEDEFFDDEFDNDEDFSAEGLENIEEDIIIDDTSINVAIIGRVNVGKSSILNSLVGIERSVVSSIAGTTIDPVDETFSYKDKEITFVDTAGLRRRGSIEGIEKFALMRTKEMLEKANVALVILDASRELTDLDEKIAGLVDEYGLGTIIVLNKWDENMDTFQKMEEEVRRRFRFLSYAPIIAVSAKTGRSIDRLKDKIIEIFENYIQRIPTSQLNKVIEEAVIRHSLPSPNGAYLRIYYSTQFSSRPPRIALVMNKPQLLHYSYKRYLINFLREKFNFEGTPIHVIARGKNDKMGDEEYLER, via the coding sequence ATGAAAAAAGATTTAAAAAAAATTGCACTAATAGGGCAACCAAATGTTGGAAAATCATCACTTTTTAACAGATTAGCAAATAAAAGAATAGCTATAGTATCAGATGTATCTGGAACAACAAGAGATGTAAGAAGACATGAAATAGAGATAGTTGATAGAAGTGCAATAATTCTTGATACAGGTGGTATCGATGATACAAATGATGAGATTTTTTCAAATGTGAAAAAGAAAGCTATTAAAACTGCAAAAGAGGCTGATATAATACTTTTTATTGTAGATGGAAAAAATATCCCAGATGATAAAGATAAAGAACTATTTTATGAGCTTCAAAGAGTTGGAAAAGAGTTAGCTTTAGTTGTAAATAAAATTGATAATGACAAAGAGTTAGAAAGACTTTGGGAATTTTTTGAGTTTGGAATAAGTGATGAAAATCTTTTTGGAATATCAGTTTCACATAATCGTGGTACAAAAACACTTTATGAGTGGATTTATAAACATCTTCCAGAGAACCCTGAAACAGTTGCAAGAATGGAAGAAGAGAGAAGAAAAAAAGAGCTAGAAGATGAGTTTTTTGACGATGAGTTTGATAATGATGAAGATTTTTCTGCTGAAGGATTGGAAAATATAGAAGAAGATATTATTATTGATGATACTTCAATAAATGTTGCTATTATTGGTAGAGTTAATGTTGGAAAATCATCTATTTTAAACTCTCTTGTGGGAATAGAAAGATCAGTTGTTTCAAGTATTGCAGGAACAACTATAGATCCTGTTGATGAGACTTTCTCTTATAAAGACAAAGAGATAACTTTTGTTGACACAGCAGGACTTAGAAGAAGAGGAAGTATTGAAGGAATAGAAAAATTCGCTTTAATGCGAACAAAAGAGATGTTAGAGAAAGCAAATGTTGCTTTAGTTATTCTTGATGCATCAAGAGAACTTACTGATTTAGATGAAAAAATTGCTGGTTTGGTTGATGAATATGGACTTGGAACAATTATAGTTTTAAATAAATGGGATGAGAATATGGATACATTTCAGAAAATGGAAGAAGAAGTAAGAAGAAGATTTAGATTTTTATCTTATGCCCCTATTATTGCTGTTTCTGCGAAAACTGGAAGAAGTATAGATAGATTAAAAGATAAAATAATAGAGATTTTTGAAAACTATATTCAAAGAATTCCAACATCTCAACTAAATAAAGTAATAGAAGAAGCTGTAATTAGACACTCTCTTCCTAGTCCAAATGGAGCATATTTAAGAATTTATTACTCTACACAATTTAGTTCAAGACCTCCTAGAATTGCTTTAGTTATGAATAAACCACAACTTCTACACTACTCTTATAAAAGATATTTAATTAACTTTTTAAGAGAAAAGTTTAATTTTGAAGGGACTCCAATTCATGTTATTGCTAGAGGGAAAAATGACAAAATGGGCGATGAAGAGTATTTAGAAAGATAA
- a CDS encoding CDP-alcohol phosphatidyltransferase family protein — protein sequence MNFLFNKHSHFNLANIVTFFNITCGIFAIYFLTHNEFMGAALFAWLAGAFDIFDGKIARKYNLSTEFGIQLDSYADFLSFVIVPAMFIYFAIFDGKEWFYSMALIAFVFIYYVISGLRRLIQFNINANEGEVEKYFTGIPTPLGAILLWIVYLIYLTGYINEYFVLGSMVIIGFLLNSKIKIKHL from the coding sequence ATGAATTTTTTATTTAATAAGCATAGTCACTTTAACCTAGCAAATATTGTAACTTTTTTTAATATAACTTGCGGAATCTTTGCAATATATTTTTTAACTCATAATGAGTTTATGGGGGCTGCATTGTTTGCTTGGTTAGCTGGTGCCTTTGATATTTTTGATGGAAAAATAGCTAGAAAATACAATCTTTCTACAGAGTTTGGAATCCAACTTGACTCGTATGCAGATTTTTTATCTTTTGTTATTGTTCCTGCTATGTTTATCTATTTTGCTATTTTTGATGGAAAAGAGTGGTTTTATAGTATGGCATTAATAGCTTTTGTTTTTATATATTATGTTATTTCTGGACTTAGAAGACTTATTCAGTTTAATATAAATGCAAACGAAGGAGAAGTTGAGAAATATTTTACAGGAATTCCTACTCCTTTAGGAGCAATTCTTCTTTGGATTGTATATTTGATTTATCTAACTGGATATATAAATGAATATTTTGTATTGGGTTCTATGGTAATTATTGGATTTTTGCTAAACTCTAAAATAAAAATTAAACACTTATGA
- a CDS encoding acetolactate synthase large subunit yields the protein MRMSGAKMVIESLHKEGVEVVFGYPGGAIMNVYDEIYKQNYFEHILNRHEQACVIAAEGYARSTGKTGVAIVTSGPGFTNAITGIADAYMDSIPIVIISGQVPTTIIGTDGFQEIDAVGISRPCTKHNYLVNKIEDLPRIIKEAFHLASTGRPGPVHVDIPKDITAQIGDFIYPSEVNMPTYKPTMNYNKKQLKRAMEAISNAKKPLLYVGGGAILSNCGYEIRDLAKKLNIPAVETLMARGVMGDENPLFFGMLGMHGEYSANMAAHETDLLISLGARFDDRVTGRLDEFASKAKVIHIDIDPTSIAKLVVADYPIVGDLRLTVQAMIEDIENHEINDFSNWVELLKEYREKEPLRYIDTDDLIKPQWPIERVGKILGDNAIISTDVGQHQMWTAQFFPFSHPRQWITSGGLGTMGFGLPAALGAARAFKGTNKVVVNFTGDGSILMNIQELMTCSEYELPVINIVLNNNYLGMVRQWQTMFYENRLAETDLTAQPKFKMLAEAFNCLGYTVSTKKEFDEAFKDAVEKRKPAMIEVIVARNEEVLPMVPNGHSLNEMTLLKGDK from the coding sequence ATGAGAATGAGTGGCGCAAAAATGGTTATTGAATCATTACACAAAGAGGGGGTAGAAGTTGTATTTGGATACCCAGGTGGTGCCATCATGAACGTCTATGATGAGATTTACAAGCAAAATTATTTTGAACATATTTTAAATAGACATGAACAAGCCTGTGTAATTGCAGCTGAAGGGTATGCAAGAAGCACAGGAAAAACTGGAGTTGCAATAGTTACTTCTGGACCTGGATTTACAAATGCTATTACAGGAATTGCAGATGCTTATATGGATTCAATTCCTATAGTAATAATTTCAGGGCAAGTTCCTACAACAATTATAGGGACAGATGGTTTTCAAGAAATAGATGCAGTTGGAATTTCAAGACCTTGCACAAAACATAACTATTTGGTAAATAAAATAGAAGATTTACCAAGAATAATTAAAGAGGCTTTTCATTTAGCAAGTACTGGAAGACCTGGTCCTGTGCATGTTGATATTCCAAAAGATATTACAGCACAAATAGGAGATTTTATTTATCCAAGTGAGGTGAATATGCCAACATATAAACCTACTATGAATTACAATAAAAAACAATTAAAAAGAGCTATGGAAGCTATTTCAAATGCTAAAAAACCTCTTTTATATGTTGGTGGTGGAGCAATATTATCAAATTGTGGATATGAAATAAGAGATTTGGCAAAAAAGCTAAATATTCCAGCTGTTGAAACATTAATGGCAAGAGGAGTTATGGGAGACGAAAATCCACTTTTCTTTGGAATGTTAGGAATGCATGGTGAATATTCTGCAAATATGGCAGCTCATGAGACTGATTTACTTATCTCTTTAGGTGCTAGATTTGATGATAGAGTTACTGGAAGGCTTGATGAATTTGCATCTAAAGCAAAAGTTATTCATATCGATATTGATCCAACAAGTATTGCTAAACTTGTAGTTGCTGATTATCCAATTGTTGGTGATTTAAGACTTACAGTTCAAGCTATGATTGAAGATATTGAAAATCATGAGATAAATGATTTTTCAAATTGGGTTGAATTACTCAAAGAGTACAGAGAAAAAGAACCTTTAAGATATATTGATACAGATGATTTAATAAAACCTCAATGGCCTATAGAAAGAGTTGGAAAAATATTAGGAGATAATGCAATTATTTCAACAGATGTTGGACAACACCAAATGTGGACGGCCCAATTTTTCCCATTTTCACACCCTAGACAATGGATAACTAGTGGTGGTTTAGGAACTATGGGATTTGGTCTTCCAGCAGCACTAGGAGCTGCTAGAGCATTTAAAGGTACAAATAAAGTAGTTGTAAACTTTACAGGAGATGGTTCTATTTTAATGAATATCCAAGAGCTTATGACTTGTAGTGAATATGAGTTACCTGTAATAAATATTGTTTTAAATAACAACTATTTAGGAATGGTTAGACAATGGCAAACTATGTTTTATGAAAATAGATTAGCAGAGACTGATCTAACTGCTCAACCAAAGTTTAAAATGTTAGCAGAAGCCTTTAACTGTTTAGGATATACAGTTTCAACTAAAAAAGAGTTTGACGAAGCATTTAAAGATGCGGTGGAAAAAAGAAAACCAGCGATGATTGAAGTAATTGTTGCAAGAAATGAAGAGGTATTACCGATGGTTCCAAATGGACACTCACTAAATGAGATGACTTTATTAAAAGGAGATAAATAA
- the lpxD gene encoding UDP-3-O-(3-hydroxymyristoyl)glucosamine N-acyltransferase: MKLKEILDYLNISQDSNIEISGLNGLKEATNSELSFLESSKYISSLKDTKAAAVFVNKEFKEDVPAGTLAIVCDEPYINLAKASKLFAPKLIENSGNEAIIGENTTIMPNVHLGKNVVIGKNCTIMHGSFIGDYVKIGDNTIIYPNITIYRDCKIGDNCIIHSGTIIGSDGFGFAHTKEGKYIKIYQNGNVIIGSDVEIGANCTIDRAVFSSTIIEDGVRIDNLVHIAHNCKIGRGSILVTQVGLSGSTTLQPYVIMGGQSATSGHLEIAAFSTIAARGGVTKSIKEPKKTWAGFPLIEHREWLKLQGKISKLLK, encoded by the coding sequence ATGAAATTAAAAGAGATATTGGATTATTTAAATATTTCTCAAGATAGTAATATTGAGATTAGTGGTTTAAATGGTCTAAAAGAGGCAACAAATAGTGAACTTAGCTTTTTAGAAAGTTCAAAATATATAAGTAGCTTAAAAGATACAAAAGCAGCAGCTGTTTTTGTAAACAAAGAGTTTAAAGAGGATGTTCCAGCTGGAACTCTTGCAATAGTATGTGATGAGCCATATATAAATTTAGCAAAAGCTAGTAAACTTTTTGCACCAAAACTTATTGAAAATAGTGGTAATGAAGCAATAATTGGAGAAAATACAACAATCATGCCAAATGTGCATTTAGGTAAAAATGTAGTTATTGGCAAAAATTGTACTATTATGCACGGAAGCTTTATTGGGGATTATGTAAAAATTGGAGATAACACAATAATTTATCCAAATATAACAATCTATAGAGATTGTAAAATTGGAGATAATTGTATTATTCACTCAGGAACTATTATTGGAAGTGATGGGTTTGGCTTTGCACATACAAAAGAGGGAAAATATATAAAAATCTATCAAAATGGAAATGTAATAATTGGCTCTGATGTAGAAATTGGGGCAAATTGTACAATAGATAGAGCTGTTTTCTCTTCTACAATTATTGAAGATGGGGTTAGAATTGATAATTTAGTTCACATAGCGCATAATTGTAAAATTGGTCGAGGTTCTATTTTAGTTACTCAAGTAGGGCTTTCAGGTTCTACAACTTTACAGCCTTATGTTATTATGGGTGGACAAAGTGCAACTTCTGGACATCTTGAAATAGCTGCATTTTCTACTATTGCTGCACGTGGTGGAGTTACAAAATCTATAAAAGAGCCTAAAAAGACTTGGGCTGGGTTTCCTTTGATTGAGCATAGAGAATGGCTCAAACTTCAAGGAAAAATATCAAAACTACTTAAATAA
- the hpf gene encoding ribosome hibernation-promoting factor, HPF/YfiA family: MNTSIVGRDIKLTDSIKEYVNGSIETFKKYNLDIISVTSTIVGDDKAKSFTFEFSLNIANIDTVVVKQKDKDLYAAIDIATDRVSKVLRRHNDKITAHKATKFSEAIEVEDKIAKELEKFEEEIIPQRLVSYKPIDIEEALEELKKSTAQFKVFYDKDDNMRVLYKANVAGKFGLY, encoded by the coding sequence ATGAATACAAGTATAGTTGGAAGAGATATAAAACTAACAGATTCAATAAAAGAGTATGTAAATGGCTCAATCGAGACATTTAAAAAATATAATTTAGATATTATTTCGGTTACTTCTACGATTGTTGGGGATGATAAAGCTAAAAGTTTTACTTTTGAATTCTCTTTAAATATTGCAAATATAGATACTGTTGTTGTAAAACAAAAAGATAAAGATTTGTATGCAGCAATTGATATTGCAACTGATAGAGTATCAAAAGTTTTACGAAGACATAATGACAAAATAACTGCTCATAAAGCTACAAAATTTAGTGAAGCTATAGAGGTTGAGGACAAAATTGCAAAAGAGCTTGAAAAATTTGAGGAAGAGATTATTCCTCAAAGATTAGTTTCTTACAAACCAATAGATATTGAAGAAGCTTTGGAGGAGTTAAAAAAATCAACTGCTCAGTTTAAAGTTTTCTATGATAAAGATGACAATATGAGAGTTCTTTATAAGGCAAATGTTGCTGGAAAATTTGGACTTTATTAA